The window TATATGAGGAACAACTGGAAGGCTTCGATAAATATAGACGACCAGTATGGACGCCGCCTCTGCGAGGAGCTTGGAAAGAGGGTCATTTCCTACAGTATGATTGACGAGGAGGCGGACTTTTTCGCCTCGGTGGCAAACATCACGCTGGAGGGCCTTGAAATTGAAATAAAAACGCCGGAATCCCCGGAAAAGAAGAAGATAAAACTGCCCATATTAGGAGCTTACAATGTACTGAACGCGTTGCAGGCGCTGTCGCTCGCCTGGTCGATCGGCGTCTCCGCGCAGTCGGCTCTCGAGGCTCTGGAGAAGATGCCCCAGGTACCTGGCCGTCTTGAGCGCTACCGTTTTGATAACGGAGCCTCCTGCGTGATAGACTTCGCGCACAGCTCGGACGGGCTGGAGAAGGTTCTCAGCGCGGTTCGCCCGATATGCAGACGAAAGCTCTATGTCGTATTCGGCGCCGGCGGTGACCGTGATACCTCAAAGCGTCCCGTGATGGGAGAGATCGCCTCGCGTCTCGGCGATTTCGTCGTCGTCACCTCCGACAATCCGCGCAGCGAAGATCCCGCCTCAATCATGGCCGCGATCGAACCCGGCGTCAAAGAGCATGACACCCCCTACACGATGATCGCCGACCGCCGTCAGGCTATCTATTACGGGCTCGATCAGGCGGGTGCGGACGATATCGTCGTTATTGCCGGGCGTGGTCCCGAGACCCACCAGATATTAAAGGATGGGCCCATACCGCTCGTTGATAAGGAGATCATGGAGGACTGGTGCCGCCTGAGCGGAAAGAGGGTGATCTGATGGCCCTCTTCTGTGCCTCCGAGGGCGCCGCGCTCTGCGGCGGCCGGCTTTACGGACCGGACATAAAAATATCCCGCGGCTGGAAGTGCGACAGCCGGGAGATCAACCCCGGCGACGGTTTTGTCGCGCTAAAGGGGGCCGCCACCGACGGGCATCTTTATCTTCACCAGGCGATCGAGCGCGGCGCGAAGCTGCTGCTCGCAGAGGCCGCCGAGCTTGAGCGTCTCAACATCCGCGGCGAGGCCTATTCAGGCGTGAGCTTCATCGCCGTGGAGGATACGCAGCGGGCCCTCGCGTCCCTTGCTGAGGAGTACCTGCGGCGCGTCTCGCCGAGGGTCGCCGCGATCACCGGCAGCGTTGGGAAGACGACGACGCGGGAACTGACGGCCGCGGCGCTTAAAAATAGGTTCCGCGTGCACAGCGCGATCCGCAGCTTCAATACGCTGGTCGGCTGCAGCCTCACGATCCTCGCGATGGCCGAAGATACCGAGGTGCTGGTGCTTGAGCTGGGGACGAACCATTTCGGCGAGATAGAGGAGATGGTCAGTCACTTTCCGCCGGAGATCGCCGTCATCACCGAGGTAGCGCCCTGCCATCTTGAGGGTTTCGGCAGCCTTGAGGGGGTATTGCGGGCGAAATTGGAGATCTGCGGCAG is drawn from Cloacibacillus porcorum and contains these coding sequences:
- a CDS encoding UDP-N-acetylmuramoyl-L-alanyl-D-glutamate--2,6-diaminopimelate ligase, translated to MNLCKLILTLEKSHIEHRIHLPEGCAADDIELKGMVCDSRKAGPGMVFAATKGGHRDAHDFIPAAVAAGTPAVLCEHEVDAGIPQIICPNVRSAMGEVASLLYEEPSKKMTMIALTGTNGKTTSTFMTQAILNHAGIKTGLMGTVLYDDGEKIEEAEHTTPEGCDIQNILARMIDNGCKACVMEASSHAIVQGRIDGLRYDRAGFTNLTLEHLDFHKDMEHYFLAKKSLFDSYMRNNWKASINIDDQYGRRLCEELGKRVISYSMIDEEADFFASVANITLEGLEIEIKTPESPEKKKIKLPILGAYNVLNALQALSLAWSIGVSAQSALEALEKMPQVPGRLERYRFDNGASCVIDFAHSSDGLEKVLSAVRPICRRKLYVVFGAGGDRDTSKRPVMGEIASRLGDFVVVTSDNPRSEDPASIMAAIEPGVKEHDTPYTMIADRRQAIYYGLDQAGADDIVVIAGRGPETHQILKDGPIPLVDKEIMEDWCRLSGKRVI